The proteins below come from a single Phycisphaerae bacterium genomic window:
- the purE gene encoding 5-(carboxyamino)imidazole ribonucleotide mutase — MSDATVAIVMGSDSDWPVMEACYQQIRSLGIAVVVEVISAHRTPDRVTEFVAAAEQRGVRVFIAAAGMAAALPGVVAAHTTLPVIGVPLPSGVLQGVDSLLSIVQMPPGIPVATVAIGSAGAKNAALLAAEILALSDPRLKKALADLRREQAAAMEQKNRSLKEKLAGA; from the coding sequence ATGAGTGACGCGACGGTGGCAATCGTGATGGGCAGCGACTCTGACTGGCCGGTGATGGAGGCCTGTTACCAGCAGATCAGGTCGCTGGGGATCGCGGTGGTCGTGGAAGTCATCTCCGCCCACCGGACGCCCGACCGGGTGACGGAGTTTGTGGCCGCCGCCGAGCAGAGAGGCGTGCGAGTGTTCATCGCCGCTGCCGGCATGGCCGCGGCTCTGCCCGGAGTGGTCGCTGCTCACACTACCCTGCCGGTGATCGGCGTGCCCTTGCCGTCTGGTGTCCTCCAAGGCGTGGACAGCCTTCTGAGCATTGTGCAGATGCCGCCCGGTATCCCCGTCGCCACGGTCGCCATTGGTTCTGCGGGGGCGAAAAACGCCGCCCTGTTGGCCGCGGAGATCCTGGCGTTGAGCGACCCGCGTCTGAAGAAGGCTCTGGCTGATTTGCGACGCGAACAGGCCGCGGCCATGGAACAGAAGAACCGCAGTCTCAAGGAAAAACTTGCCGGTGCCTGA